The following are from one region of the Gammaproteobacteria bacterium genome:
- the pal gene encoding peptidoglycan-associated lipoprotein Pal produces the protein MKMYAKLLVSIVPVMLIVGCTTTPKVAEKSAPVEERAAPVANAPSAATPAPANSSGVEVLAAPDKGGFKGDPLNDPASLLSKRVVYFEFDSSEIKDDARPVIEAHAAYLAERPKMSITLEGHADERGSREYNLALGERRAKAVQQLMQLKGVSSKQLDVVSFGEEHPIALGHGDSDWSQNRRVELVYPK, from the coding sequence ATGAAGATGTATGCAAAACTGTTGGTGAGCATTGTGCCTGTTATGTTAATTGTGGGTTGCACCACAACTCCTAAAGTGGCGGAAAAGTCTGCGCCTGTTGAAGAGCGTGCGGCACCGGTTGCCAACGCCCCTTCGGCTGCAACCCCTGCTCCTGCAAATTCTTCCGGTGTTGAAGTGCTTGCCGCGCCCGACAAAGGCGGATTCAAGGGCGATCCGCTCAACGACCCGGCCAGCCTGCTCTCAAAACGCGTTGTCTATTTTGAATTTGACAGCAGCGAGATCAAAGACGATGCGCGTCCAGTCATTGAGGCCCATGCCGCCTACCTGGCGGAGCGCCCCAAGATGTCGATCACCCTCGAAGGTCACGCCGATGAGCGCGGCTCGCGTGAATACAATCTGGCATTGGGGGAGCGTCGTGCAAAGGCAGTGCAGCAGCTCATGCAGCTCAAGGGCGTGTCCTCGAAGCAGTTGGATGTTGTCAGTTTCGGTGAGGAGCACCCGATAGCCCTCGGTCATGGTGATTCTGACTGGTCGCAAAATCGCCGTGTCGAACTGGTATACCCTAAGTAA